A region of the Leptospiraceae bacterium genome:
ATTCTGGTTTGCGGTAGTTATATTTCTGGTTTATACAACTTGTGCTGAGCGACTGCTAAGCAGGAGCCGAAGCATAGCGAATTAGGAAAGGGGGATAAGAGGGGGATAGGTAAAGACCTTTCAGGGTTCCCCGGCCGGAAAGGCCACAAGACGAAAGCCGATAGCGCTGTTGCCCTGGAGGTCCGAACTGGAGTCGCCCCGACTGGATGCGGCAAGGGAATCATCAAAGTCGACCCAGGAACCACCACGCAGAACTCGACTACATCTTTTCTGACCTCTATTGACCGGGTCTACCGACAATTCACCTCCTGTTTTTGCATAAAAATCTTTATCATAACAGTCCTCCACCCACTCCCAGACATTGCCCGCCATGTCATAGAGACCGAAAGCATTGGGTCTTTTTTTTCCTACGGGATGAGTTTTACTACTAGAATTTTCATAATACCAGGCATAATTCTCGGCTTTTTCAGCTTCATTTCCCCAGTAGTAGGTTGTTGTAGTACCTGCCCGGTAGGCATACTCCCACTCGGCTTCCGTAGGCAGGCAGTACTGGTACCTCGGTCGGGAAGGGTCGCTTACGTTTAGTTTTTTAATAAACTCCTGTATATCATCATAGCTTACGCGTTCTACGGGATGATCTTGTGAATCACAGTAGATCCAGAAAATACAGTCTCCGCGGAAATTAGAAGGATTTTTTCCCATGACCTCCTGCCACTGTTTCTGGCTCACCTCGAAGCGACTCAGGTAAAAGGGTTTCGAGATTTTCACCGGGTAACGACCCAGCATTTTAAACTCTCCTGCGGGGATCTCCACGAACTGCATTCCGAGAGAGTTCGTAATCACCTTTCCGCCGTGGGGAGGAGACGGGTATTTCTTTCTCGGACTACAGGCAAGTAAAACAGCGAAAAGAAAGAGAAGAAACTTTTTCAAAAGATTCTCACTTCTTAGCCGGTACAAAAACCGGTAGTCCGTTTTCCGCTTGAAGAAAAGCAGGAACAATGCTCTTCTCCTCAATGCCGCGCATTTTCAATTCCTGCACCAGGTCAAGATCTGTATTGTTACACTGTATCCAGATTTTATTTTCCACGATTTCAAAATGAATATTACAATCATGAACTCGAGTTTCTTTTTCCCATCCAATATCTATCAGCATATAATTTCTACTTTCCCTATCCACGATAACACTCGGTTTTACATCAGGACTGTTTATCGCCGGTGTTCTTCCATAATAACGAAGAAGCTCGATAAGAATGCTTTCCTGTTCTTTTGTTATTTCCATTTTAACCTTATACATTTTCTTCCAACCATTGAGCCGCTTTTCCGCTCGCATGTAATTCTCCGAAGTCTGTTGTAAAAATCAGGTACTCAGCCCGGCTATTTGTCAGATAAAATTCATCAATAGAAAACTCATCTAAGAACTCGCAGACGGACATGCCGGAAGAAAACCGGTAAAAGTTCGTATCTCTATACTTCTCAAAGAAAAGAATAACATCTTCTTTTCCCGTAAAAACATCTATCCAGCTCCAATCTTCACCTGTGTATGAAACCGAATCTACCCTATCCCAGAGAAAATTTCCGCCATTAAGTTTTTCTTCCCATCCGGAATGTAAAGGGTCGACAAATTTCTCCCGAATAGAAGTTCTCAGAGCTTCCCCTTCTTTTTCAGAAAAAACTTCTAATGTACAATGAAGCTTCTCTGCAATACCCAGTATCTTATCTTTCCATTTCATCTGTTCAACTCTCATGTCTGGAACTCCCGGATGATTGATTGGCTGATGTCGCGGAAGTAGAGTATCTGCAAGTTCGTTCGGCTGAGTTTTTGCAGGATGTCCACGGCACAGGCATCTAAGGCCGGGGAGTTTAGCTTCGGGATATGCTCATAATATGACATTCCCACCACGAGGGCGTTCTTTTCCGAGACCGGCATAGCAGGTTAAATGTAATTAGAATGGCAATCCTGTCAAATGATTTCTTCTTCGTTTAGGCTGATGCAATGACTCCTCTCTGAGATGCAAAGTTCCCTCTCCGGGATGCAAAGTTCCCTCTCCGAGATGCAAATAAAACTAATCCTCTCCGGCTTTTGAAGAAAACTTAATTCTGTTTGTCAAGCATGGCCTCTATCTCATTAAGAACATCTTCTTCATCTATCAAAGAATTCTTTGCGAACTCCTGTAACGCTTCTTCTTTTCTCTTTAGGAGTTCTTCTTTGGATTCTGTAGAAAAAGCCTGCATGAGCCTATCATACAGTTTTTCGGATTACATACAAGCTCTTTTTCTATTAGCTCAAAAGAGAAAACCTCCACCTCCCTCTTTCCTTTCAGGAGAGAGGGAACGAGGGAGAGAGGTAAAAAAAGCAGGGTTTAGACAAAAGATTGGTTAAGGTTTACATAAACCTCAACTCGATGCAGGTAAAACTAAAAATACTTGCTTTTTATTTGTTTAGTTTCGATTAATGAAAAATACGCAAAAATGAAAAGTAGTCAGATAAACTTCTATTTTTTACCGGAAGATATAAAGGAATTAGAAACCTACATTACCGAACGTCAATTCTATATCTATAATTCTAAGTTTTGTGAAGATGCACTACTGTCCGGGCATGAAAAAGAAGATGATGATGGTATCAAATACTTACTTCATTCTTTTCATAAAGAAACAATCATTAAATCTTTTTTGAAGAGGGAAAAACAGTTTTCTACGGAAGCTATAAACTCCCCCCTTATAGAGTTTCTCTATCCTATATTTCCTTATAACGGTAATAAACTACTTTCAGGAAGACTGTATTATGTAAAAGATATATTTGATAATACAGGGAAACTTATACCAAAAGATGAAAGCTTCCTTTCAGAAGCCGAAAACCTTTTTCGCTGGGTAAAGAAACACTTTAAAACCGAAATCTTTCCCGGCTTTGAGGGCTATTTAGTATCAAAGCGCAGCAAAAACTGGGTTCAAGCAGGGAAAGGAGAATTAGTCCTGAACAACGTATTATAACACCTTCCCTTAACCCATAACTTAAGTTGTGGGTTAAGAAAGAAAACCCTCCACCTCCCTCTTTCCTTTCAGGAGAGAGGGAACGAGGGAGAGAGCTAAAAAACGCATGACATAAAAAGCAGGTTCTGATAGAATATAGCTACTACGGTAAAGGAAACCACATGAAAGAATTAACGAGTCCGCAGAAAAGTTAGAGAAGTTTATCCTCTGGCTCTGGGGGGTATACACACCGGTAATCGGTCTCGGTTCAGGCTTTATTCAATATTTCACTTCTCTAAAATTCCCTTTCTATGCCTACCTTGTTCTTTCCTTACCCGTATTCAGTCTCATCTGGGTCTACCGCTATACGGTTCTCGCCAAATCGTCTGTTGAAGGAAAGCTCTACCCGGAAGTTGCAGAGAAGATAAAAGAGTTTTACGAAAATACAAAAGACAAGAAGTCTGAGTATTTACACAAAGCCAACCGGCTCGTATTCGCTTCCTGCATCCTGGTTCCTCTCTGCCTATTTGGCTCTCAAGTTTTCGTTCAGAAGAAGTCAGAGTCTGTAGACTTTACGGCAAAGCTTGAAAAACTAAAAACCGAAACCTCAGAGGAAAAGAAGCGTATCTCTATAGAAGGAAGCTTTCCCCCGGATACGAAGATACAATTTTTACTCTTCTCGGATCCCAATAAAGCCCCGAACCAAAAAGTCATTACTTCCGGGAAAAATGGCTCTGTACAGTATGATTATGAAATAAACACAAATAGCCGCTGGCTTTTGATTCAGGCCAAGTGGCTACAAAAAGAGGGAAAGAAAACCTTACTAAAAGTAGTGGAGGAATAAGCCTTAACAAACTCTACCTCAGTTCCCCTTCTCGCTTCTTTTAGCTTGAAAGGAAACTGTAACTTAAAAAAGTCCCGTTCCAAAAAAAGAAGACTTCCTTCCCGGGCTTAAGGATACACTATCCGGGAATCTCCCCTTATAAAACTCGATTCTTAAGAAATTTTTCATCTTCCTTATTCGGAAAAGTTTCATAGATAAAGTTTTCAAAAACATCCATCATATAAACATCCGTTAGAAAAAAGTAAACATTCCCATCCATACTCTTTAAGCCTACAATTAACTCATTCACCCCTTTCATTTCAAAGAAATAATGCGTCTTGAATACGGAAGCAACCTCCATACTTTTTAAATAACCCCTGGGAACAATAAAAACCAAATCTTCATTATACTCTATAGCTTTTTTGATTTGCACTTTCATTTCTTCCCACATTTCGATTCCTATCTTCTCATAAAAGTATTTATCTTTCAAGCTTCCTGCTTTAACTCTTTCCGCATCCACTAAAATTTCATAATCATCAAAATCATCATTTTCAAACATACACTTTTCTCCTTAACTAAGTTTGGAATAGTTTAAGATACAGGCAAATAAAAAATATATTTTACTACGTTTGCTTTGCTCTAAAAAGTGGATATTTTCCCTAATTATTTGAAAAAAATGAAAGAAAAACCGGAATTTTCTCTCGCTTAAAGTCTGATTACTTGCCCATTCTTTTGCTCGGCTTCCAATTGTAGGATTAACAAATCGTGCATTTGCCAGAGCATCTCCGTATCCGGCTTTTCAC
Encoded here:
- a CDS encoding XisI protein gives rise to the protein MEITKEQESILIELLRYYGRTPAINSPDVKPSVIVDRESRNYMLIDIGWEKETRVHDCNIHFEIVENKIWIQCNNTDLDLVQELKMRGIEEKSIVPAFLQAENGLPVFVPAKK
- a CDS encoding formylglycine-generating enzyme family protein gives rise to the protein MQFVEIPAGEFKMLGRYPVKISKPFYLSRFEVSQKQWQEVMGKNPSNFRGDCIFWIYCDSQDHPVERVSYDDIQEFIKKLNVSDPSRPRYQYCLPTEAEWEYAYRAGTTTTYYWGNEAEKAENYAWYYENSSSKTHPVGKKRPNAFGLYDMAGNVWEWVEDCYDKDFYAKTGGELSVDPVNRGQKRCSRVLRGGSWVDFDDSLAASSRGDSSSDLQGNSAIGFRLVAFPAGEP